The DNA sequence GGGCAATGTTTTCTTCACCGATGCCCTTTAAATCCCCATCGGAAACGGTGGTCACCTGCACCACTTCTCCGCTGGTGCCGCAACCGTACACAAGCGCCACAGCGCATAAAATCAAGACTAAACGTTTCATCAGACTCATGAATATACCCTTTTGGTAAATTGAGGGCGGATTTACGGACATAAATTTTTTACTTATCGCTATCCGTCTGAAAAAGCAAGGGAATTTTAATTAAAGAACGGCCCAGGGCACACGGCATACGGCGCAGGGCTTAAGATGTCGGGTTAAACACGAATAGTCCTTTATTCATGTTTGGACCGCGCTTGGATGAGACGGGTTAACATACCTGATATCCCTTTACATTCATTTTCAATATACTGGTAAGTTTCCTTGTCGAGGTATCCAATTTCCAATGCGATGATTGCCTGCGTTAAAACTTCTGCCGTAGATCCCTTCGCAATATAAAAAAACCTGTTCGACTGCTTGTCCGTATCGAGATCGTCTCCTTCGGCGATATTACTTGGGATGGATACGGCCGCTTTTCGAATCTGGTCCCGCAAACCATAATCTTTGGCAAATCGCCCCGCTTCGGTCAGTTTATACAAAAAAACCGCTAAGTCCTTTGCCCGCTGCCAAACTTTAAGGGCTTGAAAGTTTCCCATCTCTTTTCCCTTTAACTGATATCTGTTCCCTTTCGCCTTTTGCCCTGCGCCGTTTGCCTTTTGCCCTTAGCCGTTTGCCCTGCGCCGTTTGCCTTTCACCTTGTACAAACAAAAAGGGAGAGCTTTCACTCTCCCTTTTAGGAATCTATCGATCAGGTGGAGCGGTTTTAAAACTTGCTGTCGATCACAAACTTCACGACATTGCGGTCATATTCCTGGGTGGGGTAAAGACCGTCGCTGGCTTCTTTGGTTTGGTATTCCCATTGCAGGCTGGTGGTGAGCCACTTTTGAATTTCATATTCAAGGCCGGCGGTAACGCCGTAAATGTCAAACTCCTTCTTGGGACGGCCGGCCGCTTCGTTCTCGTAGTCATTGTTGTTGTATTCAAAACCCAGAAGGCCGGTGAGGCGGTTGGCCATGCCCTGGCGCAGGGAGAGTTTGAAATACGTATCGATATAGCCGGCGGCATCCGCATCCGGCGAACCTTCAAAAGACCGCCCCAGTTCAACGATCCACAGGGTCCGGGCAAGGGCCTGCCAGTAGAAGGCGGTCTCAGAAATCCAGCCGTCCATGTCCTTGTATGGTTTGCCGAGAATATCGGTCTTGTTGTCATAATCCTTGCTGCCCCAACCGACCCTGATTGCCCCGCCCAACTTGCCGCCCGGGTTGAACTTGGCGCCGACGAACACATCGTTCTTGGTGTAGTCCTGAGACTTACTGGCACTCCAATTCGCGCCCCTGCTGTAGTCGAATAGGTCGTCGTTCTGCTTGTCGTATTCAGCCTGGGTAAAGCGGTACTCCACCAGGAAGAAGGTCTTGGGAGAATAATGATAATAAAAGGCGCCGCCGTAGCGATTGTCCATGCGGTTCTGCCATTCATCTTCTTTCAGGTCATAGTCGATGAAATAATTCCGGTAAAGGGCCTCGACGGAGTATTTGTTGAAAAACTCATACCCCAGGGCAACATCGGCCGTATTGTCCATCCGCTTGGTTTTGACTCCTAAGTTATAGCTGTTTCTGGAGCCATAGGGGTCCTGGGTATAGAGAAAACCATCATAAATCTTAAAATAAAACCCTACCGGAGTTTTCAGGCTCAAATCCAGATACGGGTGGTGGCTCTGATAGTTGTTTTGGTCAAAATCCGAATAGGCGGCCAGGGCCACCGAGTAGCCGGTCTTGAAATAATTGTCGGGGCTGCTGCCGTTGTAGGCAAAGTCGACGCTCGGCGTCACGATGTGGATAAAATCTTCTTCTTCGTTTGCGCTTTCATAATAGATGTTATCGACATATCTCAGCTCGTATTTCAAACCCAGATCCACCTGTGTCCGGCCGAGACGGATATTGCCCTGGGCCAAAGCCGCGGCCGCCTGCAGGCTGAAAAGCAGGGCAAGCAATACCGCCAACGTTCCAACACGTCCTTTATGACATTGGGTTCTAATCATTTTCACACCTCATAATATATTTTTTAAATAAAAATGTGATCAATAAAAAGGGGGAGGTCCAGACCGCACCTCCCCTGATTTTTATTTAGTGTACAATGTGCTAGAAGTTGTTGACGTCGTTGTCTTCTCTGTAAATGTAATGATGGGGGTTTGAACCGTGGTCGGCGTTGGCGCCAGGGTCGTGGGCGTTGGTTCAATGCCCTTCTTGGCGTCATCAATCTGCTGCTGGGTCTGGTTCACAACGTCTTGCGCTTGTTTTGCCACATTTGGATCCGGATTCTTTGTCATTTCCTGGGCGGCGGTCTGGATCACCTCAAGAGCTGCCACCTGGGCGGCCTGCTGGTTCCCTGTCTCAGCAGTGTCTTTGGCTTTTTCCAGGGCCTGGAAAACCTGGTTTTTGGTGGCGGCATCCACCCCCGGATTTTCAAAAAATCCCCGGATGAAATCGCCGTAAGTCGCAGCAAGTTCGCCGGAAATCATGTTCAGGTAGTTATTGACATTGTCAAATCCCACTTCGGCTTCGGTGCCCCGCAAACCGGCAACAGCCGTGGGGGTTTGCAGATAGTTGTCCTGAATGGATTTGCCGCTCTTGAATTTCAGCTTGCCGATAAAACAGGTAATCCGGCGCACGGTTTTCTTGACCTTGAAAATCCAGAAGCCGGTTTCTTCTTCCTGCTCCTGGATCAGCGCGCTGGAATAGGGATTCACGTTCAGCGTGGCGCCGTCGTTAAAGGTCACGGCGGCAAAACCGACCTTGACCTGGACCCGGTCGCCTTGTTTAAGAACCTGACCCGCCCGGGTGACCTTTACGATCTTATAATCCGAAAGGATCGAGACCTCACCGTCAAATGCGGAAATCGATGCAATCGGCGTGGCGGCATCAGCACCGGGAGCCAGGACAAAACCCCCCACCAGAAATAATAAAAACAGGCTGAATAAATTCTTTTTTACTTTCATGACAGCTCTCCATAATGTTGTCTATTTGGAACGATTTGTTAACAAAAGCAACCAGAACTTGTTTAAATATAATTAAAACATTGAGTTACATAAAGTGAATTGGTTTTGGAAAATACTAACTAGAGATAGACAAAAAAGATAACAATTATTCTTATCAATACTCCAGATTCAATGTCAAGTATTTATTTTGTTTAGCCATATAAACTCTTTTGGGTTTTCGTTAGATACCACAAGCGGGATGATGAACAGCAGGTAGCGGCTTAAGGCGCAAGGCTACCGGCTCAGGGCAAACAAGGATATACGGCTGAAGGCATAAGGTACGGAAATTATATTACCGGGTAATGCGGCACAAATGTTTATTTATTCTTGTTTGGATCGCGCTTGGATGAGGCGGACTAACATGCCGGATATCCCTTTACATTCATTTTCAATATACAGGTAAGTATCACTCTCAAGATATCCAATTTCCTTGGCGATAATGGCCTGAGTTAAAACTTCCGCCGTAGACCCTTTCGCAATGTAAAAAAACCTGTTGGATTGCTTGTCCGTATCAAGCTCGTCTCCCTCAGCAATATTACTTGGGATGGACACCGACGCTTTTCGGATCTGGTCACGCAAACCGTAATCTTTGGCAAACTCGCCTTTTTCGGTCTGTTTATAAATAAAAACCGCTAAGTTCTTTGCCCGCTGCCACACCTTAAGTTCCTGAAACTTTCCCAAAATTTTTACTCCCCTAAACCGTTCCGTTTGTCTTTGAACGCCTATTGCCCATTACTTTTTCCCTTCCGCCGTGCACCGTTGTCCTTTAACCTTTCGTCTTGTACCTTAAGCCCTTCGCCGTACGCCGAGCGCCGTACGCCGTTTCATCATTTTTTAATAACCTTCTTCAACACCTCGCCCTTGAGCTTCTCGTTGTCCGCCGGCACAATTCCCAGGACCACGGCATCATCAGGATGGTATTCCCATACCCGCTCCACAGCCTCCTGCCAAGGCTTTGGGTTGAGCGCCAGCGAGCGCCGAAACAAGTCCTGGAATTTCCGGACGGCATCACTTCGGATGCGGATGGCACCGGCAGGTAGCGAATTTTCCAACTGGGGCTTTTCCGGCAGCATGACCGCCCGCCAGGCCCAGTACCAGGCTGCGTTAAAGAGAATGTTGGGAGCATTGGGGGCGCTTTTAACGGCCTGGTCAAAACAGATTTCCGCCAGCGGCAGCCAGCGAAGGACATAATCATAGGGATCGTAGCTGCGCAGGGAATAGCGCAGTCCCAAATCGTTCCAGTAAATTTCGCTGGCCGGGTTCAGACGCACCGCCGTTTCCAGGGCGGATATGGCGGCGTCATTGTATTCGCGCCGCTCCATCTCATGGGCGGACTTGGCCCGCATGTACAGACCGGCCTTTTTAAAATGGTACTCGGCATTGTAGGGGTTGATCTCTATCGCCTGCTGCACATCGATGAGCTGGGGGTTCCAGTTCAGGTTCAGGGTGGAGTTCCACTCGGTGGGCGCCTTGATCTCCGCCCGGAAATGCCGGACAGCGGCGGCCATTCCGACGGCAAGGGAAAGGAGCAGCACGCCCGCAACAGCATAGCGCCTGGGGCGGGTCAGGGGAAGTTCCCGGGTCCGGTAAAAAAAGCGCTCCTTGATTCCGCGCCCCTGGCAATGCAGGGCGGCATAACCCAGGGCCAGGATTGCCGCCAGGGTCAGGGGGTTGGCCGGTATGTGCATATTCAGCTCGAAATAGCTGTGAAAGGCAACGGCCAGAATGCCTGCCATCACCCCGGCCCCCACCCCCAGGGCGTAAAGGTCCCTGCGGTTGCGCCACACCCGGACCATCTTAAAA is a window from the Desulfobacterales bacterium genome containing:
- a CDS encoding four helix bundle protein produces the protein MGNFQALKVWQRAKDLAVFLYKLTEAGRFAKDYGLRDQIRKAAVSIPSNIAEGDDLDTDKQSNRFFYIAKGSTAEVLTQAIIALEIGYLDKETYQYIENECKGISGMLTRLIQARSKHE
- a CDS encoding outer membrane beta-barrel protein; amino-acid sequence: MIRTQCHKGRVGTLAVLLALLFSLQAAAALAQGNIRLGRTQVDLGLKYELRYVDNIYYESANEEEDFIHIVTPSVDFAYNGSSPDNYFKTGYSVALAAYSDFDQNNYQSHHPYLDLSLKTPVGFYFKIYDGFLYTQDPYGSRNSYNLGVKTKRMDNTADVALGYEFFNKYSVEALYRNYFIDYDLKEDEWQNRMDNRYGGAFYYHYSPKTFFLVEYRFTQAEYDKQNDDLFDYSRGANWSASKSQDYTKNDVFVGAKFNPGGKLGGAIRVGWGSKDYDNKTDILGKPYKDMDGWISETAFYWQALARTLWIVELGRSFEGSPDADAAGYIDTYFKLSLRQGMANRLTGLLGFEYNNNDYENEAAGRPKKEFDIYGVTAGLEYEIQKWLTTSLQWEYQTKEASDGLYPTQEYDRNVVKFVIDSKF
- a CDS encoding four helix bundle protein; its protein translation is MGKFQELKVWQRAKNLAVFIYKQTEKGEFAKDYGLRDQIRKASVSIPSNIAEGDELDTDKQSNRFFYIAKGSTAEVLTQAIIAKEIGYLESDTYLYIENECKGISGMLVRLIQARSKQE